The window CCCGGACGGTGGCCCGCTCGTCGGCGGCCGGCCCGAGGGTGGCGTGCACCGCCCAGCCGGTGTCGGCCGGGCGCTCCAGGGCCCAGACCTGGTGACCGCCCAGGAGGTCCACCCGGCCGGTGCGGCGGTGCGCCGCGAGCCGGTCGGCCAGCCCGGTGTAGACGGACCAGCCGTGGTGCAGCCGGTCGGGCCGGGTGGCGCCCAGCCCGGGCGCGGGGTGGCGGTAGTACTGGCCGCCGGTGCGCGGGCCGGCGTCGAGCAGGGCGCAGCGCAGGCCGAGGTCGGCGGCGGCCACGGCCGCGGCGAGGCCCGCCGGGCCCGCACCGATCACGGCGAGGTCGTAACCGCCCCGCTCGGCGGGCCCGGACGCCGCGGACAGCCCGGACGCTTCAGACGGTTCAGACGCTTCAGACGGCGAGGTCGGCACGGCCGTTGCCCTCCTGGGTGGTGACGACGGTACCGGGCTCGGCCGGCACCAGACAGGTGCGCTGGTTGGGGCGGCCGTCCACGACGGCCAGGCAGTCGAAGCAGGCGCCGATCCCGCAGAACGCCCCGCGCGGCCTGCCGCCGACCCGGGTGGTGCGCCAGGCCAGCACGCCGTCCGCCCAGAGCGCGGCGGCGATCGACTGGCCGGGCAGGGCCGGCACCGGCCGGCCGTCGAAGTCGATGGTGTGGGCGGGCCCCGGCTCCGCCCCGACCAGCGCGGCCGGGGTCCGGCGTCGCATCGGCGGGTTCATCCGCGCGTTCTCCATTCCGAAGTTCCTCTGATCCGCCCGCGCGGTCCTGCGCCGCGCGGCCGCCCCACCCGGCCCGTCCGCCCCTGAGCCCGCCCGTCCGTCCGTCCGCGGACGGGCTCACGCCCCGACCGGGAAGCGGTCCGCCCGGAACGGCGCGAGGTCCAGCTCCGGGCGCTTGCCGGTGAGCTGCTCGCTGATCAGCAGCCCGGTCGCCGGGGCGAGCCCGATGCCCGCCCCTTCGTGGCCGCAGGCGTGATGGAGCCCCGGCACCCTCGGGTCGGCGCCGATCGCGGGCAGGTGGTCCGGCAGGTACGGGCGGAACCCCCGGTAGGCGCGGACCACGCTGACGTCGGCGAGCACCGGGAAGAGCGCGGCGGCCTGCGCGGCGAGCCGGTGCAGCACCTCCACCGAGAGGGTCCGGTCGAAGCCGACCCGCTCCCGGCTGGCGCCGATCAGCACCGGACCGCCGGGGGTGCCCTCGACCACCGCCGAGGTCTGCAATGCGGCCGAACCGCTGGCCACGTCCGCGACGTAGTCGGCCGCGTAGACCTTGCGCCGGACGATCCGCGGCAGCGGCTCGGTCACCAGGACGAAGCCCCGGCGGGGCAGCACCGGCAGGTGCACGCCGGCCAGCGCGGCCAGCTCGCCGCCCCAGGTGCCGGCGGCGTTGATCACGGCCGGCGCCGCCAGCCGGCGCCGGTCGGTGACGACGCCGCGTACGGCGCCGTCCGGCCCGGTGGTCACCGCCCGGACGGTCTCGCCGGTGTGCAGGACCGCGCCCGCGCGGCGGGCGGCGCGCAGCAGGTGCGCGGCGGCCAGGGCGGGCTGGACCTGGGCGTCCTGGGGGTAGAGGAACCCGCCGGCCAGCCCGGGGGCGAGGTGCGGTTCGAGTTCGCGCAGCCGCTCGCCGGGGATCTCCTCGGCGGTGACGCCGACCGTCCCCTGCTCGGCGGCGAAGGCGCGCAGGGCGTCCTGGCGGGCCGGGGTGTCGGCGACCACCAGGCCGCCCTTGGGCTCGTACTCGACGGCGGCGCCGAGCTCCTCGGCGAGCTCGCGCCAGAGCCGGGTGGACAGCAGCGCGAGGTCGAGTTCCGGCCCGGGCTCCTTGTCGGAGACCAGCAGATTGCCCTCACCGGCGCCGGTGGTGCCACCGGCGACCGGACCCCGGTCGATGACGGCGACGGCGAGCCCGGCGCGGGCGGCGTAGTAGGCGCAGGCGGCACCGACCACGCCGGCGCCGACCACGACGACATCCAGGGGAGGTCTCTGAGGCGTGGACACCGCAGTAATATGTCACATGCCATCGT of the Kitasatospora sp. NBC_01246 genome contains:
- a CDS encoding (2Fe-2S)-binding protein — encoded protein: MENARMNPPMRRRTPAALVGAEPGPAHTIDFDGRPVPALPGQSIAAALWADGVLAWRTTRVGGRPRGAFCGIGACFDCLAVVDGRPNQRTCLVPAEPGTVVTTQEGNGRADLAV
- a CDS encoding NAD(P)/FAD-dependent oxidoreductase; the encoded protein is MSTPQRPPLDVVVVGAGVVGAACAYYAARAGLAVAVIDRGPVAGGTTGAGEGNLLVSDKEPGPELDLALLSTRLWRELAEELGAAVEYEPKGGLVVADTPARQDALRAFAAEQGTVGVTAEEIPGERLRELEPHLAPGLAGGFLYPQDAQVQPALAAAHLLRAARRAGAVLHTGETVRAVTTGPDGAVRGVVTDRRRLAAPAVINAAGTWGGELAALAGVHLPVLPRRGFVLVTEPLPRIVRRKVYAADYVADVASGSAALQTSAVVEGTPGGPVLIGASRERVGFDRTLSVEVLHRLAAQAAALFPVLADVSVVRAYRGFRPYLPDHLPAIGADPRVPGLHHACGHEGAGIGLAPATGLLISEQLTGKRPELDLAPFRADRFPVGA